The Methanococcoides methylutens MM1 genome has a window encoding:
- the hemC gene encoding hydroxymethylbilane synthase, producing the protein MILGTRGSALAVAQADLVTKMLEERGHELEREIIKTSGDVFTDRPLHEVAGVGAFVRELDDRMIAGEVDIAVHSMKDLPTIRPPELAIAAVLERDSPYDVLLTQDGSTLDELPDGAIIGTTSMRRRAQLLRFRPDLNIQDLRGNINTRIKKLEDGLYDGILLAEAGLQRMGWEMNVHRLPPEGFCPSANQGTIVVVTRAGSEAEKICSELNHEQSRIETEVERILITDVEGGCVVPIGSFARVTEDGDEIHVLVEVLSLDGTREVRIDEMIPMKNYREHAASIGRMLVEMGGKELVRDAVCELSGCDDE; encoded by the coding sequence ATGATACTGGGAACCCGTGGAAGTGCTCTTGCCGTTGCTCAGGCAGACCTTGTTACTAAAATGCTCGAAGAACGCGGGCATGAACTGGAAAGAGAAATAATCAAGACATCAGGCGATGTTTTCACAGACCGTCCCCTTCACGAGGTTGCAGGCGTGGGAGCATTTGTCCGTGAACTTGATGACAGGATGATCGCTGGTGAAGTGGACATTGCAGTCCACTCCATGAAAGACCTTCCTACAATAAGACCTCCTGAGCTTGCTATTGCAGCAGTTCTTGAGCGAGATTCTCCTTATGATGTGCTACTTACACAGGACGGCTCAACATTGGATGAGCTTCCTGATGGTGCTATTATCGGTACGACCTCCATGCGCAGGCGTGCACAGCTTTTGCGCTTCCGTCCTGACCTCAACATACAGGACCTGAGAGGCAACATTAATACGCGCATAAAGAAACTTGAAGACGGATTGTATGATGGTATACTGCTTGCAGAAGCAGGTCTGCAGCGCATGGGCTGGGAAATGAACGTCCATCGCCTTCCTCCTGAAGGATTCTGTCCTTCTGCCAACCAGGGGACCATTGTGGTCGTTACCAGGGCTGGAAGCGAGGCAGAGAAGATATGTTCAGAACTGAACCATGAGCAATCAAGGATCGAGACCGAGGTCGAACGTATACTAATTACTGATGTTGAAGGCGGTTGCGTTGTTCCTATCGGTTCCTTTGCTCGTGTAACCGAAGACGGCGATGAGATCCACGTACTTGTGGAAGTTCTGTCTCTTGATGGTACACGTGAAGTGCGCATCGATGAGATGATCCCGATGAAGAACTACCGTGAACATGCAGCCAGCATCGGAAGGATGCTTGTTGAAATGGGTGGCAAGGAACTCGTTCGGGATGCTGTGTGCGAGCTTTCCGGTTGTGACGATGAGTAA
- the hemL gene encoding glutamate-1-semialdehyde 2,1-aminomutase encodes MVTLDKSKDLFDKAKVLLPGGVSSPVRAIKPYPFYTESAKGSHITDVDGNEYIDYCLAYGPKILGHANPVIRQAIIDQLDKGWLYGTPTQLEVTLAEKIASLYPSIDMLRFISTGTEATMSALRAARGFTGKNKFIKIEGGFHGAHDAVLVKAGSGATTHGEPDSLGIPADFTKNTLQVAYNDIEAMTEVIESNQDDMAAVIMEPVLGNIGPILPEGDYLKEVRKVTEENDVVLIFDEVITGFRLAMGGAQEYFGVTPDMTTLGKIIGGGLPIGVFGGKREIIDMISPSGSVYQAGTFSGSPASVAAGIAALDVLEKEKVHEKLEATGNMMRSNLTDIIADKGLDYNVSGIASMFKVFFGDMPLNYQDALKCDKEGYVQFFHNMLDSGVFVPPSQFETNFLSTAHTEDDIEKTLDAYAANLK; translated from the coding sequence ATGGTTACTCTAGACAAATCCAAGGATCTATTCGACAAAGCAAAAGTGCTACTTCCAGGCGGTGTAAGCAGTCCTGTACGTGCTATCAAGCCATATCCGTTCTACACAGAGTCCGCGAAAGGCTCTCATATCACTGATGTTGATGGCAACGAGTACATCGATTACTGTCTTGCATACGGTCCCAAGATCTTGGGGCATGCAAACCCGGTTATCAGGCAGGCGATCATTGACCAGCTTGACAAAGGCTGGCTCTACGGAACCCCGACCCAGCTTGAGGTTACCCTTGCAGAGAAGATCGCATCCCTTTACCCAAGTATCGACATGCTGAGATTTATCTCAACAGGTACCGAAGCTACCATGAGTGCCCTGAGGGCAGCCCGTGGTTTTACAGGGAAGAACAAATTCATCAAGATAGAGGGTGGCTTCCACGGTGCTCACGATGCTGTGCTTGTAAAGGCAGGCTCCGGAGCAACCACACACGGAGAGCCGGATTCCCTTGGAATTCCTGCAGATTTCACAAAGAACACCTTGCAGGTCGCTTACAATGATATCGAGGCAATGACAGAGGTCATCGAGTCCAACCAGGACGATATGGCTGCGGTAATTATGGAACCTGTACTTGGTAACATTGGTCCTATACTTCCCGAAGGCGATTACCTGAAAGAGGTCAGAAAGGTGACTGAAGAAAATGATGTTGTCCTTATCTTTGACGAAGTTATCACCGGTTTCAGGCTTGCAATGGGTGGTGCACAGGAGTATTTCGGTGTCACACCTGATATGACAACCCTTGGAAAGATCATAGGTGGCGGTTTACCGATCGGTGTTTTCGGTGGTAAGCGTGAGATTATTGACATGATCTCCCCATCAGGTTCAGTTTATCAGGCAGGTACCTTCAGCGGAAGTCCTGCATCAGTTGCAGCTGGTATTGCAGCCCTTGATGTACTGGAGAAGGAAAAGGTCCATGAAAAGCTTGAGGCCACTGGTAATATGATGCGCTCCAACCTTACGGATATCATTGCAGACAAGGGACTAGATTACAATGTCAGCGGTATTGCTTCAATGTTCAAGGTGTTCTTTGGGGATATGCCTCTGAACTACCAGGACGCTCTCAAATGTGACAAGGAAGGTTATGTACAGTTCTTCCACAACATGCTGGACAGCGGTGTTTTCGTACCACCTTCCCAGTTCGAGACAAACTTCCTTTCAACAGCTCACACTGAGGATGATATCGAGAAGACCCTTGATGCATACGCAGCTAACCTGAAATAA
- the hemB gene encoding porphobilinogen synthase, giving the protein MFPQVRMRRLRSGKIRDMVRETELSANDLIYPMFVDETIDSTVDVSSMPGVQRLPLDKVVDDAKDAADLGIPALILFGIPEHKDETGTSSYGDEDIVQQAVRAIKEDLGKDMVVMTDVCMCEYTSHGHCGIVNFETEEVLNDPTLDILGKIAVSHAKAGADIVAPSGMMDGMIGAMRTALDEENFKNVPIMSYAAKYSSAFYGPFRDAADSGFQFGDRSEYQMDPANSDEAIREVELDILEGADMVMVKPALPYLDIIYRIKHEFKMPTAAYNVSGEYSMLKAAAEKGWLDENKVMYESLMSIKRAGADMILTYFAKDLARMLK; this is encoded by the coding sequence ATGTTCCCACAGGTTAGAATGCGAAGGTTAAGAAGTGGTAAGATACGCGATATGGTTCGGGAGACCGAACTTAGTGCGAACGACCTGATATATCCTATGTTCGTGGATGAGACCATTGATTCTACTGTGGACGTATCATCCATGCCAGGTGTCCAGAGGTTACCTCTGGATAAGGTCGTCGATGATGCAAAGGATGCAGCCGATCTTGGAATTCCTGCACTGATCCTTTTTGGAATTCCGGAGCACAAGGATGAGACCGGTACATCCTCTTACGGCGATGAAGATATCGTCCAGCAGGCCGTCCGTGCCATCAAGGAAGACCTTGGTAAGGACATGGTGGTCATGACCGATGTCTGCATGTGTGAATACACAAGCCATGGTCACTGCGGTATCGTGAACTTCGAGACCGAGGAAGTTCTCAATGATCCTACCCTTGACATACTTGGCAAGATCGCTGTGAGCCATGCAAAGGCAGGTGCTGATATTGTGGCTCCTTCCGGTATGATGGATGGCATGATTGGTGCAATGCGTACAGCCCTCGATGAGGAGAACTTCAAGAATGTCCCTATCATGTCCTATGCAGCTAAATATTCTTCAGCGTTCTACGGTCCTTTCAGGGATGCAGCAGATTCCGGTTTCCAGTTCGGTGACCGTTCAGAGTACCAGATGGATCCTGCAAATTCCGATGAAGCGATCCGCGAGGTCGAACTGGACATACTTGAAGGCGCTGACATGGTGATGGTCAAACCTGCACTGCCTTATCTTGATATCATCTATCGTATCAAGCATGAGTTCAAGATGCCTACTGCTGCTTACAATGTCAGTGGTGAGTACTCAATGCTCAAGGCAGCAGCAGAAAAAGGCTGGCTTGATGAGAATAAGGTCATGTATGAATCATTGATGTCAATCAAGCGTGCAGGTGCTGATATGATACTGACGTATTTCGCAAAAGACCTTGCAAGGATGTTGAAATAA
- the hemA gene encoding glutamyl-tRNA reductase, with translation MTEISSMVITHAKATVEEMEDSWHGDLDGVLNQLYSNELVYECAVLKTCNRVEIYVVSSKGSSVLFHFAKEMGVSANIVEFYDHDESLRHLLRLASGLESMIIGEDQILGQIKDLFLIAKEAGTVGKVLDTAFSKAIQVGKRVRTETFINRGAVSIASAAVDLAEDILHGLKDKNILVVGTGEMGTLVTKALAHRDMNVIYIANRTYEKAKDLAVELGGEAVMFDQLEKYISAADVVITATSAPHYVVKNDLVEKVMDGRENELLLIDIASPRDIDPLVEDIPHVILRNIDSLRVINEKNLQMRLEEAKKAEVIVGQELELLGAQYKRQKADVIISELYSNSYGLRETELDHAINKLSAYHTMGDFERKVLLDLTRAITNKILAEPTKKLRNAAEYDDEEFLDSVSRLFDISPIKKNNEATK, from the coding sequence GTGACAGAAATATCCAGTATGGTCATTACACATGCCAAGGCTACAGTTGAGGAAATGGAAGATTCATGGCATGGGGACCTCGATGGTGTTCTGAACCAGCTGTATTCAAATGAACTTGTTTATGAATGTGCAGTGCTCAAGACATGCAACCGTGTGGAGATCTATGTTGTTTCTTCAAAAGGTAGCAGCGTCCTGTTCCATTTTGCAAAAGAGATGGGAGTGTCAGCTAATATCGTTGAGTTCTATGACCATGATGAATCTTTAAGGCACCTTCTAAGGCTTGCATCCGGTCTTGAGTCAATGATCATTGGTGAGGACCAGATACTGGGTCAGATCAAGGACCTTTTCCTTATCGCAAAAGAAGCCGGTACAGTAGGAAAGGTACTGGACACTGCTTTTAGTAAGGCTATACAGGTTGGCAAGAGAGTGCGAACTGAAACCTTCATCAACAGGGGTGCAGTTTCCATTGCTTCCGCAGCTGTTGACCTTGCCGAAGATATCCTGCATGGTCTGAAGGACAAGAACATCCTTGTTGTCGGAACCGGGGAAATGGGCACTCTGGTCACAAAAGCTCTTGCACACAGAGACATGAATGTCATCTACATTGCAAACCGTACCTATGAGAAAGCAAAGGATCTTGCTGTGGAACTTGGTGGTGAAGCTGTCATGTTCGACCAGCTTGAGAAATATATCTCAGCCGCCGATGTGGTAATAACTGCCACTTCCGCACCACACTATGTTGTGAAGAATGATCTTGTGGAAAAGGTAATGGACGGTCGGGAGAACGAACTTCTTCTTATAGATATAGCAAGTCCCAGGGACATTGACCCGCTGGTAGAGGATATTCCTCATGTGATCCTTCGCAATATTGACAGTTTGCGTGTTATTAATGAAAAGAACCTTCAGATGAGGCTGGAAGAGGCCAAGAAAGCTGAGGTCATAGTTGGACAGGAGCTGGAACTTCTTGGGGCACAGTACAAGCGCCAGAAAGCAGATGTCATTATCTCAGAGCTTTACAGCAATTCCTACGGTCTGAGAGAAACCGAGTTGGATCATGCCATTAACAAGTTGAGTGCTTATCATACCATGGGCGATTTCGAGCGCAAGGTACTCTTAGACCTTACACGTGCCATCACCAACAAGATCCTGGCAGAGCCGACCAAGAAATTACGCAATGCTGCAGAGTATGATGACGAGGAGTTCCTGGATTCCGTATCCCGTTTATTTGATATAAGTCCGATCAAGAAGAATAATGAAGCTACAAAATAA
- a CDS encoding bifunctional precorrin-2 dehydrogenase/sirohydrochlorin ferrochelatase has protein sequence MAEQTGGRNYLPLFIDLSGKKVVIFGGGSVGLRKASLFSEYAQTLVVSADFVPELRDLASSSSVELVSMDLMSAPDERIEEFVSDAFLVIPATNMVELNDRIEKFARVSGALVNRVDMADDVVIPSVIKRGGLTIGISTFGSSPAMSKYTRRKIETFITPQYGDMIRLQDEVRNLLKTKVEDQKKRKAILWEILEDRSVWDALEISYEKGYNKAYDIVQEHISKKG, from the coding sequence ATGGCAGAACAGACCGGTGGCCGTAATTATCTGCCGCTTTTCATTGACCTGAGTGGGAAGAAAGTGGTGATTTTCGGTGGAGGCTCTGTTGGTCTTCGCAAAGCATCCCTCTTTTCGGAGTATGCACAAACGCTGGTAGTAAGTGCGGATTTTGTTCCCGAGCTTCGGGATCTTGCATCTTCATCTTCTGTGGAACTGGTTTCCATGGACCTTATGTCCGCACCCGATGAAAGAATCGAAGAATTTGTGTCGGATGCATTCCTTGTTATTCCTGCAACTAATATGGTTGAACTCAACGACAGGATCGAGAAATTTGCACGTGTTTCAGGTGCTTTGGTGAATCGTGTCGATATGGCAGATGATGTTGTCATTCCTTCTGTTATCAAGAGGGGAGGGCTGACCATTGGAATATCCACCTTTGGTTCAAGTCCTGCAATGTCAAAATACACACGCAGGAAAATAGAAACTTTTATAACTCCTCAGTATGGGGATATGATAAGATTGCAGGATGAGGTCCGCAATCTCCTGAAAACCAAAGTCGAAGACCAGAAGAAAAGAAAAGCGATCCTCTGGGAGATACTTGAGGATAGGTCTGTTTGGGATGCTCTTGAGATCTCATATGAAAAAGGGTATAATAAAGCATATGATATAGTTCAGGAGCACATAAGCAAGAAAGGTTGA